The genomic interval AACAAAGTTGCGTCCTTTGACAGAAGTTGATTTAGAAACTGACGCACGTCCATTTAAAAAATAATAAAAATAAGCACCTTTCCAGCCGGAAAGGTGTTTAATTTTTTAAACAAAAAAATACGAAAAAATTGTAAGGGGTTACATTCTAAAAACCTTGTGATTGCCTGTATTAAAACGTTTCGAACTGGTGTACAATAGGTTTTAGTTAATACTAGAAATTGAACCAAAAAGGAGATTTTTCAAAGATGAAAAAGACGAAAATTGTTGCAACCCTTGGCCCTGCCAGTTCTGATGTCGAAACGATTGCTAAGCTTGTAGAAGCTGGTGCAAACGTTGCACGTATGAACTTTTCACACGGTGATCACGAAGAACACCTAGGACGTATGAACGCTGTCCACGAAGCTGAAAAGATGACTGGTAAGACTGTTGGTATCTTGTTGGATACTAAGGGTGCCGAAATTCGTACTACTGTTCAAGAAACAGGAAAGATCGAATTCAACATTGGTGATGTGGTACGTATTTCAATGGATTCTTCACTAGAAGGAACTAAGGAAAAGGTTGCCGTAACTTACGCTGGATTGTTCGATGACGTTCAAGTTGGTGGACACGTATTGTTTGACGACGGTAAGTTGGACATGGTCATCACTGAAAAGGATGACGCAACTCGCGAATTGGTTACTGAAGTACAAAACCACGGTTGGCTTGGTTCACGTAAGGGTGTTAACGCACCTGGTGTATCAATCAACTTGCCTGGTATCACTGAAAAGGATGCTGAAGACATTCGTTTCAGTTTGAACGCAGGAATCCAATACATCGCCGCTTCATTCGTACGTAAGGCTGCGGACGTTTTGGACATTCGCGAATTGTTGAAGGCTGCTGGTAAGGAAGAAGTAATGATCTTCCCTAAGATCGAATCTCAAGAAGGTATCGACAATTTCGCCGAAATCTTGGAAGTTTCTGATGGTTTGATGATTGCTCGTGGAGACATGGGTGTTGAAATTCCAGCCGAAAACGTGCCTTTGGTACAAAAGAAGTTGATCCGCATGATGAACAACGCTGGAAAGCCTGTTATCACTGCGACTGACATGTTGGACTCAATGCAAGAAAACCCACGTCCTACACGTGCGGAAGCATCCGACGTTGCCAACGCCGTATTTGACGGAACTGACGCAACTATGTTGTCAGGTGAATCAGCTAACGGTGCATACCCAGTTGAAGCTGTTGCTACTATGGCACGCATCAACGAAAAGGCTGAATCAGCTTTGGCAATCAACGGTCGTCACTCAGCTGACTTCGAAATTGACAACGTAACAGAAACTGTTGCTGCATCAGTTGCGAAGGCTGCTAACTCATTGAACGTTAAGGCTATCGTTGCCGCAACTAACTCTGGTTACACAGCTAAGTTGATCTCAAAGTACCGTCCAAACGCTGACATCTTGGCTATGACATTTACTGAAGAAGTACAACGTTCATTGACAATTTACTGGGGTGTTCAACCAGTTATTGCAGAACCAGTTGCAACTACTGACGAAATGATCGAATCAGCTAAGAAGACTGCTCTTGAATCAGGATTGGCAGAAAAGGGTGACACAATCATCGTTACTGCTGGTATTCCTGTTACAACTTCAGGAACAACTAACTTGATGACTATCGTTACAATCGACTAATTATCAAGCTATATAAAAACCACCTAACTTTGGTTAGGTGGTTTTTTGTATGTCTTATTCGTGCTAAGATAGTAGCAATTAAAACAACCGAAAAAGAGGATGAAATCCATGAATTGGCAAGAAGTAACAGTGACAACACAATCTGAATCTGTTGAAGCAATTAGTAATATTTTGATGGAAGCGGGTGCAGAAGGTATTCAAATTGAAGATGCAGCTGACAAGGATAATTACGAACCAGCTGATGAAACAGTTTGGGTGGAATGGGACAAGCTTGATCGCTTAGAATCTGGCGCAGTAGTATCAGGATTCTTCCCTGGTGACATCCAAGTGCGTGAAATGTTGGATGAACTACGCGTTAAGGTATTGGGATTAGCTGAATTTGGTTTAGATCCTCTACCTGGGACTGTTCAAATGGCGGATGTTAAAGATGAAGATTGGGCGACTGAATGGCAAAAATACTATCATCCAGTACGTATCACGCGTGATCTAACTGTTGTGCCTAAGTGGGAAAAGTACGAAGTTACAAATGCAGACGAAAAGTTGATTGTCTTGGATCCAGGTCTAGCCTTTGGAACTGGAACACATCCAACAACACGTTTGATGTTGCAAGCGCTAACATTTGTGATGCGTGGTAATGAACGTGTCTTGGACGTTGGTACTGGATCAGGTGTTTTGGCCATTGCAGCCAAGCATTTAGGTGCTGATTACGTCTTGGGAACGGATATTGATGAAGTTGCAGTTCGTTCAGCGCAAGGGAACTTGGACTTGAACCCAGTTGCTGAAGACATTGACGTACAAGTTAGTGATCTATTGAAGGATGTTGAAGAAAAAGACTTTAATGTGGTAATTGCCAACATGTTGTCAGAAGTCTTGTTCCCATTGATTCCAACATTGCCAGAAGTATTGCTACCAGGTGGTACATTGTTGTTGTCAGGAATTTACGAAGATAAGATTGAAGCGATTAAGGAATTGTTGATTGCACAAAATTATACAATCGATGAAATCTTGCAAGCCGGACCGTGGTTTGGTGTGATTGCACGTCGCTCAGTGGAGGGTTAACATGCAACGCTATTTTTTGACGGAAGAACCAGCGGATCAACGCTTTGTTTTGCCAGAAGATATTGCACATCATTTCATGACAGTTTTACGTGGTGAAGTTGATTCGCAAGCTGAATTTGTTTTACCTGATCGCCAGCGTGTTGTCATTGCAAAAGTTGTTTCTGTTGATGGTGAACAAACCACGATGGAGATTGTCTCTGAACGCCAAAGTGATGTTGAATTACCAGTGGATGTGACTTTAGTATTAGGTCTAACTAAGGGTGATAAACCCGAATTGGTGGTTCAAAAAGCAACAGAATTAGGGGTTACAAACATTGTGTTTGTTGAAACAGCTTGGTCTGTTGTGCGTTGGGGCATGAAAGTTGATAAGAAGTTAGCCCGTTTGAATAAAATTGCTCAAGCAGCTGCAGAACAAAGTCACCGTTTGCACATTCCGGAAGTGACGTATGTGCCAAAGATTTCAGCATTAGAATTGCCAGAAGGTGAACGTATTGTCGCTTGGGAAGAAAGTGCGAAACAAGGTGAGGCAAGCCAACTAGTTAAATCATTACAAGGTTTAAAAGCGGGTAGCCATTTAACAGCATTGGTTGGACCTGAAGGTGGTTTGTCACCTGAAGAAATGACGGAATTAGCGGCATTAAACTTTAAGCCAGCTGGATTGGGACCACGTATTTTACGTGCTGAAACGGCGCCCTTATATATCTTGAGTACCGTAAGCTTTGCGCTAGAACTAGAGCGCTAAATTACAGAATAAGAAGACGTTATCAATTGATAACGTCTTTTTTTTGTATATTTGAAATTTCATTAGATATGATTGAGTATTCTTAACAAATAACAGGGTTTATTTAAGGTTTTATCTCCCACCAAGGAAACTGATGGGCTGAAATACGCCGTTTAAAAGGGTTTTAAAGGAGTTGTTAAGCTTTTTCTCTACTCTAAAGAAAATCTTAATAATTCTTAAGGAATTGAGTGGAAAGCCGATATGACGGGCTTTATCAAGTGGTATACAGATGACACATTGTGGTGGGTGGTGGGGAGTGGTGGTAGAAAGTGGTAGAAAGTGGAGGAATGTGGTAAATTATTACTATTGAAACATGAGAAAGAGTAGCATTGGGATCAAACTGTTATCACTGACTTTGAAAGGGGGACTTGGGCGATGTTCATGGGAACGTATCAACACACAATCGACACGAAAAATCGTCTAATTATCCCGGCAAAGTTCCGTAATCAATTGGGAGATTCCTTTGTTGTGACACGATGGATGGATCATTCATTACGTGCCTACACCCAAGAGGGATGGATTGAATTCTCAACGAAGCTTCGCAAGTTACCCGAAACAAATGCACAAGCGCGTCAATTTAAGCGTTTTGTGCTGGGTGGTGCGCAAGAAGTCGAGTTCGATAAACAAGGTCGCATTAATTTAGCGCAAAATTTGCGTCAATATGCGGAGATTG from Weissella ceti carries:
- the pyk gene encoding pyruvate kinase is translated as MKKTKIVATLGPASSDVETIAKLVEAGANVARMNFSHGDHEEHLGRMNAVHEAEKMTGKTVGILLDTKGAEIRTTVQETGKIEFNIGDVVRISMDSSLEGTKEKVAVTYAGLFDDVQVGGHVLFDDGKLDMVITEKDDATRELVTEVQNHGWLGSRKGVNAPGVSINLPGITEKDAEDIRFSLNAGIQYIAASFVRKAADVLDIRELLKAAGKEEVMIFPKIESQEGIDNFAEILEVSDGLMIARGDMGVEIPAENVPLVQKKLIRMMNNAGKPVITATDMLDSMQENPRPTRAEASDVANAVFDGTDATMLSGESANGAYPVEAVATMARINEKAESALAINGRHSADFEIDNVTETVAASVAKAANSLNVKAIVAATNSGYTAKLISKYRPNADILAMTFTEEVQRSLTIYWGVQPVIAEPVATTDEMIESAKKTALESGLAEKGDTIIVTAGIPVTTSGTTNLMTIVTID
- a CDS encoding RsmE family RNA methyltransferase is translated as MQRYFLTEEPADQRFVLPEDIAHHFMTVLRGEVDSQAEFVLPDRQRVVIAKVVSVDGEQTTMEIVSERQSDVELPVDVTLVLGLTKGDKPELVVQKATELGVTNIVFVETAWSVVRWGMKVDKKLARLNKIAQAAAEQSHRLHIPEVTYVPKISALELPEGERIVAWEESAKQGEASQLVKSLQGLKAGSHLTALVGPEGGLSPEEMTELAALNFKPAGLGPRILRAETAPLYILSTVSFALELER
- the mraZ gene encoding division/cell wall cluster transcriptional repressor MraZ codes for the protein MFMGTYQHTIDTKNRLIIPAKFRNQLGDSFVVTRWMDHSLRAYTQEGWIEFSTKLRKLPETNAQARQFKRFVLGGAQEVEFDKQGRINLAQNLRQYAEIEKEATIFGLGEDSFEIWSAERWQDYEDMTADNFDAVADSLDGLDF
- the prmA gene encoding 50S ribosomal protein L11 methyltransferase codes for the protein MNWQEVTVTTQSESVEAISNILMEAGAEGIQIEDAADKDNYEPADETVWVEWDKLDRLESGAVVSGFFPGDIQVREMLDELRVKVLGLAEFGLDPLPGTVQMADVKDEDWATEWQKYYHPVRITRDLTVVPKWEKYEVTNADEKLIVLDPGLAFGTGTHPTTRLMLQALTFVMRGNERVLDVGTGSGVLAIAAKHLGADYVLGTDIDEVAVRSAQGNLDLNPVAEDIDVQVSDLLKDVEEKDFNVVIANMLSEVLFPLIPTLPEVLLPGGTLLLSGIYEDKIEAIKELLIAQNYTIDEILQAGPWFGVIARRSVEG